One genomic window of Streptomyces sp. WP-1 includes the following:
- a CDS encoding cold-shock protein, whose amino-acid sequence MRRRQGARKVPATVTATVREWSDEEGWGVLDSPETPGGCFGHYSDIQGSGFRTLSPGQEVDLIWEAPGFKQDGYDYRAVSIVPRAV is encoded by the coding sequence ATGCGTCGCCGCCAAGGGGCTCGCAAGGTCCCCGCAACCGTGACCGCGACCGTGCGTGAGTGGAGCGACGAGGAGGGGTGGGGCGTGCTCGACTCGCCCGAGACTCCCGGAGGGTGCTTCGGCCACTACTCCGACATTCAGGGATCCGGCTTTCGCACGCTGTCACCGGGGCAGGAAGTCGATCTCATCTGGGAAGCGCCCGGCTTCAAGCAGGACGGGTACGACTACCGCGCGGTGAGCATCGTCCCCAGGGCTGTTTGA
- the ettA gene encoding energy-dependent translational throttle protein EttA, protein MAEFIYTMRKARKAHGDKVILDDVTLNFLPGAKIGVVGPNGAGKSTVLKIMAGLEQPSNGDAYLSPGYTVGILLQEPPLDEDKTVLENVQDGVREVKGKLDRFNEIAEQMATDYSDALLEEMGKLQEELDHANAWDLDAQLEQAMDALGCPPGDWPVVNLSGGEKRRVALCKLLLEQPDLLLLDEPTNHLDAESVNWLEQHLAKYPGTVVAVTHDRYFLDNVAGWICEVDRGRLHGYEGNYSKYLETKAARLKVEGQKDAKRQKRLKEELDWVRSNAKGRQAKSKARLARYEEMAAEADKMRKLDFEEIQIPPGPRLGNVVVEVDKLNKAFGDKVLVDDLSFTLPRNGIVGVIGPNGAGKTTLFKMIQGLETPDSGTIKVGDTVKVSYVDQGRANIDPKKTLWEVVSDGLDYINVGQVEMPSRAYVSAFGFKGPDQQKPAGILSGGERNRLNLALTLKQGGNLLLLDEPTNDLDVETLSSLENALLEFPGCAVVVSHDRWFLDRVATHILAYEGDSKWFWFEGNFESYEKNKVERLGADAARPHRATYKKLTRG, encoded by the coding sequence TTGGCTGAGTTCATTTACACCATGCGCAAGGCGCGCAAAGCGCACGGCGACAAGGTGATCCTCGACGATGTCACCCTGAACTTCCTGCCAGGTGCCAAGATCGGCGTCGTCGGTCCGAACGGTGCCGGTAAGTCGACCGTGCTGAAGATCATGGCGGGCCTGGAGCAGCCGTCCAACGGTGACGCGTACCTGTCGCCCGGCTACACCGTCGGCATCCTGCTCCAGGAACCCCCGCTCGACGAGGACAAGACGGTCCTGGAGAACGTCCAGGACGGCGTCCGCGAGGTCAAGGGCAAGCTCGACCGGTTCAACGAGATCGCCGAGCAGATGGCGACCGACTACTCGGACGCGCTGCTGGAGGAGATGGGCAAGCTCCAGGAGGAGCTGGACCACGCCAACGCCTGGGACCTCGACGCCCAGCTGGAGCAGGCCATGGACGCGCTCGGGTGCCCCCCGGGCGACTGGCCGGTCGTCAACCTCTCCGGCGGTGAGAAGCGCCGCGTCGCGCTCTGCAAGCTGCTCCTGGAGCAGCCCGATCTGCTGCTCCTCGACGAGCCCACCAACCACCTCGACGCCGAGTCGGTGAACTGGCTGGAGCAGCACCTGGCCAAGTACCCGGGCACCGTCGTGGCCGTCACCCACGACCGGTACTTCCTGGACAACGTGGCCGGCTGGATCTGCGAGGTCGACCGCGGCCGTCTGCACGGCTACGAGGGCAACTACTCCAAGTACCTGGAGACCAAGGCCGCCCGCCTCAAGGTCGAGGGCCAGAAGGACGCCAAGCGGCAGAAGCGCCTCAAGGAGGAGCTGGACTGGGTGCGGTCGAACGCCAAGGGGCGTCAGGCCAAGTCCAAGGCCCGCCTCGCTCGGTACGAGGAGATGGCCGCCGAGGCCGACAAGATGCGGAAGCTGGACTTCGAGGAGATCCAGATCCCGCCGGGCCCCCGCCTGGGCAACGTCGTGGTCGAGGTCGACAAGCTCAACAAGGCCTTCGGCGACAAGGTCCTCGTCGACGACCTGTCCTTCACGCTGCCGCGCAACGGCATCGTCGGCGTCATCGGTCCGAACGGCGCCGGCAAGACCACGCTGTTCAAGATGATCCAGGGCCTGGAGACCCCCGACTCCGGCACCATCAAGGTCGGCGACACCGTCAAGGTCTCCTACGTCGACCAGGGCCGCGCCAACATCGACCCGAAGAAGACGCTGTGGGAGGTCGTCTCCGACGGGCTCGACTACATCAACGTCGGCCAGGTCGAGATGCCCAGCCGCGCCTACGTCTCCGCGTTCGGTTTCAAGGGCCCGGACCAGCAGAAGCCGGCCGGCATCCTGTCCGGCGGTGAGCGCAACCGCCTCAACCTCGCGCTCACCCTGAAGCAGGGCGGCAACCTGCTCCTCCTCGACGAGCCCACCAACGACCTCGACGTCGAGACCCTCTCCAGCCTGGAGAACGCGCTGCTGGAGTTCCCCGGCTGCGCCGTCGTCGTCTCCCACGACCGCTGGTTCCTCGACCGGGTCGCCACCCACATCCTCGCCTACGAGGGTGACTCCAAGTGGTTCTGGTTCGAGGGCAACTTCGAGTCGTACGAGAAGAACAAGGTCGAGCGCCTCGGCGCGGACGCCGCGCGGCCGCACCGGGCGACCTACAAGAAGCTGACCCGGGGCTGA
- a CDS encoding thioesterase family protein, with product MRHIYACPLRWSDMDAYGHVNNAVFVRYLEEARINFLFRPDKEFRQGSVVARHEIDYKRQLVHRHHPVDIELWITEIRAASFTIAYEVKDADEVYVRASTVVVPFDFEAQRPRRITSEEREFLQEYLEKAGAEEGEAVAA from the coding sequence TTGCGCCACATCTACGCGTGCCCGCTGCGCTGGTCCGACATGGACGCCTACGGCCATGTCAACAACGCGGTCTTCGTCCGTTATCTGGAAGAAGCCCGGATCAACTTCCTGTTCCGTCCGGACAAGGAGTTCCGGCAGGGCTCCGTGGTGGCGCGCCACGAGATCGACTACAAGCGCCAGCTCGTCCACCGGCACCACCCGGTGGACATCGAGCTGTGGATCACCGAGATCCGGGCCGCGTCCTTCACCATCGCCTACGAGGTGAAGGACGCGGACGAGGTCTACGTGCGGGCCTCCACCGTCGTCGTACCGTTCGACTTCGAGGCCCAGCGGCCGCGCCGGATCACCTCCGAGGAGCGCGAGTTCCTCCAGGAGTACCTGGAGAAGGCCGGCGCCGAAGAGGGCGAGGCCGTCGCGGCATGA
- a CDS encoding globin, whose protein sequence is MNEIRRGTLQEQTFYEQVGGEDTFRRLVHRFYEGVAEDPELRAMYPEEDLGPAEERLRLFLMQYWGGPTTYSENRGHPRLRMRHAPFTVDRAAHDAWLRHMRAAVDDLGLSEEHERTLWNYLTYAAASMINTAD, encoded by the coding sequence GTGAATGAGATTCGGCGCGGCACGCTTCAGGAGCAGACCTTCTACGAGCAGGTCGGCGGGGAGGACACCTTCCGCCGGCTCGTCCACCGTTTCTACGAGGGGGTCGCCGAGGACCCCGAGCTGCGGGCGATGTACCCGGAGGAGGACCTGGGCCCGGCGGAGGAGCGGCTGCGGCTCTTCCTGATGCAGTACTGGGGCGGCCCCACGACCTACAGCGAGAACCGCGGCCACCCCCGGCTGCGGATGCGGCACGCGCCCTTCACGGTCGACCGGGCGGCGCACGACGCCTGGCTGCGGCACATGCGGGCGGCCGTGGACGACCTGGGCCTGTCCGAGGAGCACGAGCGGACGCTGTGGAACTACCTGACGTACGCCGCCGCTTCGATGATCAACACCGCGGACTGA
- a CDS encoding methyltransferase domain-containing protein, with the protein MGAYDTEELATVARAQMVREIAAEGAFAADPRWREPFARVPRHLFVPYYFAAGPRGYERRWGESPDPRARARWVRGAYADEPLATRLRDGELLSSSSRPSLMARILAALDVEDGDRVLEVGAGTGYNAALLARRLGDDGLVTSVELEPEITESARAHLAAAGHHPVVVTGDGARGVPGRAPFDRIIATCALPTVPRAWLTQCRPGARVLLPLATGLLTLAVRDAEHAEGRFLATAASFVPLRGQGLAAPEGVCCTGLPHGAREQDTFRFLLALTRGALDAREAYALWEREREPERERYGVTLAGDHGWAWLDDPEGPYAWPLP; encoded by the coding sequence ATGGGTGCCTACGACACCGAGGAACTCGCCACCGTCGCGCGGGCCCAGATGGTGCGGGAGATCGCGGCGGAGGGCGCCTTCGCGGCGGACCCGCGATGGCGGGAGCCATTCGCCCGGGTGCCCCGGCACCTGTTCGTGCCGTACTACTTCGCCGCCGGGCCGCGCGGCTACGAGCGGCGCTGGGGCGAGAGCCCCGACCCCCGGGCCCGTGCACGCTGGGTGCGCGGCGCCTACGCGGACGAGCCGCTGGCCACCCGGCTGCGCGACGGCGAGCTGCTGTCCTCCAGCAGCCGGCCCTCCCTGATGGCCCGGATACTGGCCGCGCTGGACGTCGAGGACGGCGACCGGGTCCTGGAGGTGGGCGCCGGCACCGGCTACAACGCGGCCCTGCTGGCCCGGCGGCTCGGCGACGACGGTCTCGTCACCAGCGTCGAGCTGGAGCCGGAGATCACCGAGTCCGCGCGGGCGCATCTGGCCGCTGCCGGGCACCACCCGGTGGTCGTCACCGGGGACGGGGCGCGCGGGGTGCCCGGACGCGCCCCCTTCGACCGGATCATCGCGACCTGCGCGCTGCCCACGGTGCCGCGCGCCTGGCTCACTCAGTGCCGCCCCGGCGCGCGCGTCCTGCTCCCGCTGGCGACCGGGCTGCTCACGCTCGCCGTGCGGGACGCGGAGCACGCCGAGGGCCGCTTCCTCGCGACGGCCGCCTCCTTCGTGCCGCTGCGCGGACAGGGCCTGGCCGCACCCGAGGGCGTCTGCTGCACGGGGCTGCCGCACGGGGCCCGCGAGCAGGACACCTTCCGCTTCCTGCTGGCGCTGACCAGGGGCGCGCTCGACGCGCGGGAGGCGTACGCGCTGTGGGAGCGCGAGCGGGAGCCGGAGCGCGAACGGTACGGCGTCACGCTCGCCGGCGATCACGGCTGGGCCTGGCTGGACGACCCGGAGGGGCCGTACGCCTGGCCCCTCCCGTGA
- a CDS encoding FHA domain-containing protein produces MPTCPNGHQSGSDDWCEVCGHRMAGAVPPPPPPPGGYGFPPPGAGQQGARPPAATGEAELCPQCRTPREGGAPFCEECRWNFLTNTATSYTPAAPRPTGGPHFPSPNTPFGDGDGYEYQGSRPSRVNRPAEPIPSFGSEPSGPTPFDRTPPGPPTSPGPPAPPAFGRVPGQGAPGAPSGPGQGPGGQGPGGQHQGGYGYPQPGNQQSPPPPPGFGGDRGPGTGPGGPSGPGQGPGGQSGPGGQGGGYGYPQSGGTPSPPSPPGFGGDRAPAGRPSPFGNAPGQAPGVGGPGAGGPGAGGPGAGGPGAGGPSGPGQGPGGQGQGGGYGYPQSGNQQSPPPPPGFGGDRGPGTGPGGQGGGPSPFGNGPGQGPFGDPSRPTGPGGPGGPAGHGGPSGHGGHGQGPGGPGGGSQAFPSAAGGPPAPPAFPQETGRPPAGGPFGGPGGGPGSGGPSFGGGEDDWVISPPSSAGPSGPGQGGGYGYPQPGGTQAPSGPGFQKAPAGPGFPDAPGQSTWTATIGPDREYFMAMMHRSGPEATGLNLPAYSPEQQRTLTGDQVTIGRRRHSTGDTPDIDLAVPPEDPGVSHQHAMLVQQPDGSWAVVDQNSTNGTTVNMSEEPIQPFVPVPLRDGDRVHVGAWTTITVRRG; encoded by the coding sequence ATGCCGACCTGCCCGAACGGACACCAGTCGGGTTCCGACGACTGGTGCGAGGTCTGCGGTCACCGCATGGCCGGTGCCGTACCTCCGCCGCCCCCGCCGCCCGGCGGTTACGGCTTCCCGCCCCCCGGGGCCGGCCAGCAGGGCGCCCGCCCGCCGGCCGCCACCGGGGAGGCCGAGCTGTGCCCGCAGTGCCGTACGCCCCGCGAGGGCGGCGCACCCTTCTGCGAGGAGTGCCGGTGGAACTTCCTCACCAACACCGCGACCTCGTACACCCCGGCGGCCCCGCGCCCCACGGGCGGCCCGCACTTCCCGTCGCCCAACACGCCGTTCGGCGACGGTGACGGGTACGAGTACCAGGGCTCGCGGCCCTCGCGGGTGAACCGTCCGGCCGAGCCGATCCCGTCGTTCGGCAGCGAGCCCTCGGGCCCGACCCCGTTCGACCGCACCCCGCCGGGCCCGCCGACCTCCCCCGGCCCCCCGGCCCCGCCCGCCTTCGGCCGGGTCCCGGGCCAGGGCGCGCCGGGCGCTCCCTCGGGCCCCGGTCAGGGTCCCGGGGGTCAGGGCCCTGGCGGTCAGCATCAGGGGGGCTACGGCTACCCCCAGCCCGGCAACCAGCAGTCCCCGCCCCCGCCGCCCGGCTTCGGCGGCGACCGCGGCCCCGGCACGGGCCCCGGTGGTCCTTCCGGTCCCGGTCAGGGTCCCGGCGGCCAGAGCGGTCCCGGTGGCCAGGGCGGTGGGTACGGCTACCCGCAGTCCGGTGGCACCCCGTCCCCTCCGTCCCCGCCCGGCTTCGGCGGCGATCGCGCTCCGGCCGGCCGTCCCTCGCCCTTCGGCAACGCTCCGGGACAGGCTCCCGGCGTCGGCGGTCCCGGCGCCGGTGGTCCGGGTGCCGGTGGTCCGGGTGCCGGTGGTCCGGGTGCCGGTGGCCCCTCCGGTCCCGGCCAGGGTCCCGGTGGCCAGGGTCAGGGCGGCGGCTACGGCTACCCCCAGTCCGGCAACCAGCAGTCCCCGCCCCCGCCGCCCGGCTTCGGCGGCGACCGCGGCCCCGGCACGGGCCCCGGTGGTCAGGGCGGCGGCCCCTCGCCCTTCGGGAACGGTCCCGGCCAGGGCCCCTTCGGCGACCCCTCCCGGCCCACGGGCCCCGGCGGCCCGGGAGGTCCCGCCGGTCACGGTGGCCCCTCCGGTCACGGTGGTCACGGTCAGGGTCCCGGTGGTCCCGGTGGCGGCTCGCAGGCGTTCCCGTCGGCGGCCGGCGGCCCGCCCGCGCCCCCCGCGTTCCCGCAGGAGACCGGTCGTCCCCCGGCCGGCGGCCCCTTCGGCGGTCCCGGTGGCGGTCCCGGCTCCGGTGGTCCCTCCTTCGGCGGCGGTGAGGACGACTGGGTGATCTCCCCGCCGTCCTCCGCCGGCCCCTCGGGCCCCGGCCAGGGCGGCGGCTACGGCTACCCCCAGCCCGGTGGCACCCAGGCGCCCTCGGGCCCCGGCTTCCAGAAGGCCCCCGCGGGCCCGGGCTTCCCGGACGCCCCGGGTCAGTCCACCTGGACCGCCACCATCGGCCCGGACCGCGAGTACTTCATGGCGATGATGCACCGCTCCGGTCCCGAGGCCACGGGTCTGAACCTGCCCGCGTACTCCCCCGAGCAGCAGCGCACCCTCACCGGCGACCAGGTGACGATCGGCCGCCGCCGGCACTCCACCGGCGACACCCCGGACATCGACCTGGCCGTGCCCCCGGAGGACCCGGGCGTCTCGCACCAGCACGCGATGCTGGTGCAGCAGCCGGACGGCAGCTGGGCGGTGGTCGACCAGAACTCGACCAACGGCACCACGGTCAACATGTCCGAGGAGCCGATCCAGCCGTTCGTGCCGGTTCCGCTGCGCGACGGCGACCGGGTGCACGTGGGCGCCTGGACGACGATCACCGTGCGCCGGGGCTGA
- a CDS encoding VWA domain-containing protein — protein MANFAKPSVPRFSVDVYQNEYLPEGGREVNAIVTVTATGGGTLAGGLGGGLSPAASDGRPSAAVAIMVDCSGSMDYPPAKMRNARDATAAAIDTLRDGTRFAVIAGTHVATEVYPGDGGLAVASPTTRHRAKQALRRLAAAGGTAIGTWLRLADRLLSSADVTLRHGILLTDGRNEHEAPEDLRAALDACAGRFTCDARGVGTDWEVKEVTGIASALLGTADIVADPAGLAADFTRMMETAMDKEVADVALRVWTPVGTAIRYVKQVAPAVADLTARRTEAGPRAGDYPTGSWGDESRDYHLCVEVPPAGLGREMLAARVSLVVPQPDGSAQDLGAQGLVRAVWTDDMTASTAISPQVAHYTGQAELAQVIKQGLDLRKVGDFDGATAKLGRAVQLASASGNADTAKLLSKVVDVVDAATGTVRLKTRVAEADEMTLETRSTKTVRVKK, from the coding sequence ATGGCCAATTTCGCGAAACCGAGCGTGCCACGGTTCTCGGTGGACGTGTACCAGAACGAGTACCTGCCCGAGGGCGGCCGCGAGGTCAACGCCATCGTCACGGTGACGGCGACGGGGGGCGGCACGCTGGCCGGGGGGCTGGGCGGGGGGCTGAGCCCCGCCGCCTCGGACGGGCGCCCCTCCGCCGCCGTGGCGATCATGGTCGACTGCTCGGGCTCCATGGACTACCCGCCGGCGAAGATGCGCAACGCCCGGGACGCCACGGCCGCCGCGATCGACACCCTGCGCGACGGCACCCGCTTCGCGGTGATCGCCGGCACCCATGTGGCCACCGAGGTCTACCCCGGCGACGGCGGCCTCGCCGTCGCGAGCCCCACCACCCGGCACCGGGCCAAGCAGGCGCTGCGACGGCTCGCCGCGGCCGGCGGTACGGCCATCGGCACCTGGCTGCGCCTCGCCGACCGGCTGCTGTCCTCGGCGGACGTCACCCTGCGGCACGGCATCCTGCTCACCGACGGGCGCAACGAGCACGAGGCCCCGGAGGATCTGCGCGCCGCCCTCGACGCCTGCGCCGGGCGGTTCACCTGTGACGCGCGGGGCGTGGGCACCGACTGGGAAGTGAAAGAAGTCACAGGGATCGCCTCGGCGCTCCTCGGCACGGCCGACATCGTCGCCGATCCGGCGGGCCTCGCCGCCGACTTCACGCGGATGATGGAGACGGCGATGGACAAGGAGGTCGCCGACGTCGCCCTGCGGGTGTGGACGCCGGTCGGCACCGCCATCCGCTATGTCAAGCAAGTCGCCCCGGCCGTGGCGGACTTGACCGCCCGCCGCACCGAGGCCGGGCCCCGCGCCGGGGACTATCCGACCGGGTCCTGGGGCGACGAGTCCCGCGACTACCACCTGTGCGTGGAGGTCCCCCCGGCCGGGCTGGGGCGCGAAATGCTGGCCGCGCGGGTGTCGTTGGTGGTGCCGCAACCGGACGGAAGCGCACAGGACCTCGGCGCCCAGGGTCTCGTGCGGGCCGTATGGACCGACGACATGACGGCCTCCACCGCGATCAGCCCGCAGGTCGCCCACTACACGGGCCAGGCCGAACTGGCACAAGTCATCAAGCAGGGGCTCGATCTGCGCAAAGTGGGCGATTTCGATGGAGCAACGGCCAAACTGGGACGGGCCGTTCAGCTGGCGAGCGCCTCGGGGAACGCGGATACTGCGAAACTGCTTTCGAAGGTGGTGGACGTGGTCGACGCCGCGACAGGTACTGTGCGGTTGAAGACGAGGGTCGCGGAGGCCGACGAGATGACTCTGGAGACCCGGTCCACAAAGACTGTTCGTGTAAAGAAGTGA
- a CDS encoding protein phosphatase 2C domain-containing protein, translated as MMSQMPQQAAPATCPSCAEPVEPDDHFCGACGHDLSVPPAPPQDHPTLAMTGSPAPGTRDSGVPAPREGVEWPAPEPPGSGSTSPKTHLPTDLPGTDSGGHPLRPGAPAGAPGSGVRLDRPAEPEEYPLQAPEPRAANETPEPEQRPAPPARPATTCVACRAGRVDGDGYCENCGHAQPRERDHMERESGPVAAVSDRGLRHHRNEDFFALGHTALPDGAPATLAVVCDGVSSATRPDEASAAAARAAGDVLLAALPRGTHPQAAMHEAIVAAAGAVDALAGEPDTAREHDPHQNAPACTIVSAVVAAGLLVVGWVGDSRAYWVPDDRGAPPARLTEDDSWAAQMVAAGLMNEAEAYADERAHAITGWLGADAYELDPHTASFKPDRPGVVVVCTDGLWNYAETAREMAETIPADAAVRPLHSARVLVGHALDGGGHDNVTVAVLPFPVPPQGAGSA; from the coding sequence TTGATGTCGCAGATGCCCCAGCAGGCCGCACCGGCCACGTGCCCGAGCTGCGCGGAACCCGTCGAACCGGACGACCACTTCTGCGGTGCGTGCGGTCACGACCTCTCGGTGCCGCCCGCCCCACCCCAGGACCACCCCACGCTGGCCATGACCGGCTCTCCCGCGCCCGGCACCCGGGACTCCGGTGTCCCGGCGCCCAGGGAGGGCGTGGAGTGGCCCGCCCCCGAGCCCCCCGGCTCCGGCTCCACCTCCCCCAAGACGCATCTGCCGACCGATCTGCCCGGCACCGACTCGGGTGGCCACCCGCTGCGCCCCGGCGCACCCGCGGGAGCCCCCGGGTCCGGCGTCCGCCTCGACCGGCCGGCGGAACCCGAGGAGTACCCCTTGCAGGCCCCCGAACCCCGTGCCGCGAACGAGACCCCCGAGCCGGAACAGCGGCCCGCGCCGCCCGCGCGGCCCGCCACGACCTGTGTCGCCTGCCGCGCCGGCCGGGTGGACGGCGACGGCTACTGCGAGAACTGCGGGCACGCCCAGCCCCGCGAACGCGACCACATGGAGCGGGAGTCGGGCCCGGTGGCCGCCGTCAGCGACCGCGGGCTGCGCCACCACCGCAACGAGGACTTCTTCGCCCTCGGCCACACCGCGCTGCCCGACGGCGCCCCCGCCACGCTCGCCGTCGTCTGCGACGGCGTCTCCTCGGCGACCCGCCCCGACGAGGCGTCGGCCGCCGCCGCGCGCGCGGCCGGTGACGTCCTGCTCGCCGCCCTGCCGCGCGGCACGCACCCGCAGGCGGCCATGCACGAGGCGATCGTCGCCGCCGCGGGGGCCGTCGACGCGCTGGCCGGGGAGCCGGACACGGCCCGTGAGCACGACCCGCACCAGAACGCCCCGGCCTGCACCATCGTCTCCGCCGTGGTCGCCGCCGGGCTCCTGGTGGTCGGCTGGGTCGGCGACAGCCGCGCCTACTGGGTGCCGGACGACCGCGGCGCGCCGCCCGCCCGGCTGACCGAGGACGACTCCTGGGCCGCGCAGATGGTCGCCGCCGGGCTGATGAACGAGGCCGAGGCGTACGCCGACGAGCGCGCCCACGCGATCACCGGCTGGCTCGGCGCGGACGCCTATGAACTCGACCCGCACACCGCGTCGTTCAAGCCGGACCGGCCCGGCGTGGTGGTGGTGTGCACCGACGGGCTGTGGAACTACGCCGAGACGGCGCGGGAGATGGCCGAGACGATCCCGGCGGACGCCGCGGTACGGCCGCTGCACAGCGCCCGCGTCCTGGTCGGCCACGCCCTGGACGGCGGGGGCCACGACAACGTAACAGTGGCCGTCCTGCCGTTCCCGGTACCGCCGCAGGGGGCAGGATCGGCCTGA